The following coding sequences are from one Leptospira stimsonii window:
- a CDS encoding LIC11113 family protein: protein MIREFRKGRTLRTDSSKPFRRKRFFFVWILLLMVSIVGNTSAEPDPTRSVQEEFKSFLREFQKNPSESLARSFQRKHGSVPVTPCVFEESGRFEKVIYLSYSCKEEKFPGFIYLGSQWSSWKNNPERIALGEVLKIGKKTYLEVKPSYDLGVEEHSSWDPKKKPNQEIHSDKPRPQKDPKDNFGLQYFLSIAKHPAKRALNSGKEIFFDSSCPLIFLKKDSDFYWDKATYYSFQASCLPSSPYSFIRIKSDFLGKIRLDDKDTDQIQEGAKYLGKLKIHSIEPDKIVWQDAEIYNE, encoded by the coding sequence ATGATAAGAGAATTCAGGAAAGGCCGTACTCTAAGAACCGATTCTTCGAAACCGTTTCGTAGAAAGCGATTCTTCTTTGTCTGGATTCTACTTTTAATGGTCTCGATCGTCGGAAACACTTCCGCCGAACCCGATCCAACCCGAAGTGTACAAGAAGAATTCAAATCCTTCCTGAGAGAATTCCAAAAGAATCCTTCCGAATCGCTTGCTCGATCCTTCCAGAGAAAACACGGATCCGTTCCGGTCACTCCTTGCGTTTTTGAAGAATCCGGTCGTTTTGAAAAAGTGATCTATCTCTCTTACAGTTGTAAGGAGGAAAAATTTCCCGGTTTTATCTATCTCGGTTCTCAGTGGAGTTCTTGGAAAAACAATCCGGAAAGAATCGCTCTTGGAGAAGTGCTGAAGATCGGTAAGAAAACGTATCTCGAAGTAAAACCGTCTTACGATCTCGGCGTCGAAGAACATTCCTCTTGGGATCCGAAAAAGAAACCGAATCAGGAAATCCATTCCGATAAACCCCGCCCTCAAAAAGATCCGAAGGACAATTTTGGTCTTCAGTATTTCTTAAGCATCGCCAAACACCCGGCAAAAAGGGCCTTAAACTCCGGAAAAGAAATCTTCTTCGATTCATCCTGTCCTTTGATCTTTCTAAAAAAGGATTCCGATTTTTATTGGGACAAGGCGACGTATTATTCGTTTCAGGCGAGCTGTCTTCCCTCTTCCCCCTATTCTTTTATCCGGATCAAATCCGACTTTTTAGGAAAGATTCGTCTGGACGACAAGGACACGGATCAGATCCAGGAAGGCGCCAAGTATCTCGGAAAATTGAAAATCCATTCCATCGAACCGGATAAAATCGTCTGGCAAGACGCGGAAATCTACAATGAATAA
- a CDS encoding S1C family serine protease, producing MNKNTFQNILLFLSIVLGSSLSAQNGNSADLKALLDSVVIIRSDTFSEKEEQSGYSEKSITRDAGTGMIISGNRILTNAHVVSNSSYLKVKHFNSSKFYKASVQHLGFDCDLAILKIEDEEFFNGVEPLEISDSSPALGSNLLILGYPGGDDNITLENGNVSRFERVRYSFTGLDYRKAIRVNANIVPGYSGGPAIQNGKVSGVTFQVSQSQGNVAYLIPPEVINHFLKDVEDETYHGFPFPGFSFQNGYSSSLKKYLKIPEGLNGILINTVYPDSSFSDLLKPEDFVYKIDEAYLNDEGGIMDPSGVFIGEMIENKFIGDPVKIFFYRNGKNYKIEGTLKRVPSLDLYRQQGTGVSFLSGGFLFQPVNRALAGGDSKRLESSLRYHYSYYIQDELYRFTDRDIILSGIYPDPLNSKYSGYRYKILESINDRAPSSLEDFKSLWKKFYGGTISLKFRGVNLPIVLDQETIDKINVRIKKRFDAEADE from the coding sequence ATGAATAAAAATACATTTCAGAATATTCTACTTTTCTTAAGTATTGTTTTGGGATCTTCGCTTTCCGCTCAAAACGGAAATTCAGCCGATCTCAAAGCCCTTCTCGACAGCGTCGTGATCATCCGGAGCGACACATTTTCCGAAAAGGAAGAACAATCCGGCTATTCCGAAAAGTCCATCACCCGGGACGCCGGTACGGGTATGATCATCTCGGGAAACCGGATTCTTACCAACGCACACGTCGTTTCCAACTCGAGTTATCTCAAAGTAAAACATTTCAATTCCAGTAAATTTTATAAGGCGAGCGTTCAACACCTAGGTTTCGACTGCGACCTCGCGATCTTAAAAATAGAAGACGAGGAATTTTTCAACGGCGTCGAACCGCTGGAGATTTCCGATTCCTCTCCTGCTCTCGGAAGTAACCTTCTCATACTCGGCTATCCGGGGGGAGACGACAATATCACATTAGAAAACGGGAATGTTTCCCGATTCGAAAGGGTTCGTTATTCCTTTACAGGTTTGGATTATAGAAAGGCGATCCGTGTCAACGCGAACATCGTTCCCGGTTATTCCGGAGGTCCTGCGATTCAAAACGGAAAAGTTTCCGGCGTTACGTTTCAGGTCAGTCAATCCCAAGGAAACGTTGCGTATCTGATTCCTCCCGAGGTGATCAATCATTTTCTAAAGGATGTGGAAGACGAAACCTATCACGGATTTCCGTTTCCGGGTTTTAGTTTTCAAAACGGTTATTCTTCCTCCTTAAAAAAATATCTCAAGATTCCGGAGGGTTTGAACGGAATTCTGATCAACACCGTTTATCCGGATTCTTCCTTTTCGGATCTTTTGAAACCGGAGGACTTCGTTTATAAAATCGACGAAGCCTATCTCAACGACGAAGGCGGAATTATGGATCCGAGCGGGGTTTTTATCGGAGAAATGATCGAAAACAAGTTCATCGGTGATCCGGTGAAGATCTTCTTTTATCGGAACGGAAAGAATTATAAGATCGAAGGTACTCTCAAACGTGTTCCCTCACTCGATCTTTATAGACAACAGGGAACCGGGGTGAGTTTTCTTTCGGGAGGATTTTTATTCCAACCGGTGAACCGCGCACTCGCTGGAGGGGATTCTAAACGTTTGGAAAGTTCCCTTCGTTATCACTACAGTTATTATATTCAGGACGAACTCTATCGATTCACGGACCGGGATATCATCCTTTCGGGAATTTATCCGGATCCGCTGAACTCAAAGTATTCTGGTTATCGTTATAAGATTTTGGAGTCCATCAACGATCGTGCGCCTTCCAGTCTGGAAGATTTCAAATCTCTCTGGAAAAAATTCTACGGCGGAACGATCAGTTTGAAATTTCGAGGAGTGAATCTTCCTATCGTCCTCGATCAAGAAACGATCGATAAGATCAATGTTCGTATTAAGAAGCGTTTCGACGCGGAGGCGGACGAATGA